In one window of Tubulanus polymorphus chromosome 3, tnTubPoly1.2, whole genome shotgun sequence DNA:
- the LOC141901496 gene encoding RNA-binding protein spenito-like: MKRQQDLDHSPRSKRSRGYSSRDNLMRERVSPDGDPRGEIRESRPLPPRMKRDLSPSPPPPHPRGRSDYDYDIERASGKRRSREVDPYYGSRGMVDRTPPDYPPLPPRMDRDYHRGPARPRSVSPDSIPLDRDMNEFRSLCVSKIDPDPSDVEVKDALIPIFKRYGEFNIKIVHMGHQRLAYINFRFPDDAQAALHDKPKFLLFDCDVRVEPVYPRGSGAGPGSRYRTERMIPPSRGNVRGGVRRSLTPEYRDHLDAYSTRSISPPPPPRNNSLRGRLPRGDDRPPIRGNFHQDRPPYRDHHHDNNGTTGGGQEKTRGGGGKEPKFPHHLIHIPPEEDDKATRTLFVGNLDIETDDMELYNIFERYGCIEDVDIKRPMNPNQGNAYAFIRFLTLDMAYRAKSDMSGQHIGRFQCKIGYGKVTPTTCLWVGSLGPWVTLETLEREFDRFGVINKIEWTAGKNYAYVLYDSIDAAQAANQEMRGFPLGGPDRRLRIDFANPEFIDPAVTAKLENPTRDAAPPGGVDGVHAKDGGSRRRDPNDRYRNPDNPTDCGGPPPEYGELDENCEGKRTPMPDDNRGFDSPLNNSRERGGGAGGYNDRDAGSPRRRSYHSSENLHPDSSSSSRKPKPDDVLKHVTKFSELVKCLPMVWSGVLVLKNSGFPSRMHLVRGDMKLVDSLMKDHTAEVSCLRITQRLRLDQPKLEDVGQRISAAGPHGHCILLAVPTSSQPVDESIQQRPLKNLVSYLKQKDAAGVVTLPPSAPKDKDAVGVLHAFPPCHFGHEFLYERAPNLGPEPAKDDHVVIVVVKGPA; encoded by the coding sequence ATGAAACGCCAACAAGACTTAGACCATTCTCCGCGTAGTAAACGATCTAGAGGTTACTCTAGTCGGGATAATCTGATGAGAGAACGCGTCAGTCCGGACGGCGATCCTCGGGGAGAGATACGCGAATCGCGGCCGCTGCCGCCCCGTATGAAACGAGATCTATCGCCCTCGCCTCCACCCCCTCACCCCCGCGGCAGATCGGATTACGATTACGACATCGAACGCGCGTCGGGTAAAAGACGCAGCCGCGAAGTCGATCCTTATTACGGCTCGCGCGGAATGGTCGATCGGACGCCGCCCGATTACCCGCCCCTGCCGCCGAGGATGGACCGCGATTATCACCGAGGACCAGCGCGGCCGAGATCCGTGTCGCCCGATTCCATACCGCTCGATCGTGACATGAACGAGTTTCGATCGCTTTGCGTCAGTAAAATCGACCCCGATCCGTCGGACGTGGAGGTCAAGGACGCGTTGATCCCGATATTCAAACGCTACGGCGAATTCAACATCAAAATCGTGCACATGGGCCATCAACGCTTGGCGTATATTAATTTCCGGTTTCCGGACGACGCGCAAGCCGCGCTGCACGATAAACCGAAGTTTCTGTTGTTCGACTGCGACGTACGCGTGGAGCCGGTGTACCCGCGCGGATCGGGCGCCGGGCCCGGTTCCCGATATCGGACCGAGCGCATGATACCGCCTTCGCGCGGGAACGTGCGCGGAGGCGTGCGTCGAAGTTTAACGCCCGAGTATCGCGACCACTTGGACGCGTACTCGACGCGCAGTATCTCGCCGCCGCCACCGCCGCGGAACAACTCGCTACGCGGGCGCCTGCCGCGCGGCGACGACCGCCCGCCGATCAGGGGCAACTTTCACCAAGATCGCCCGCCGTACCGAGACCACCACCACGACAACAACGGCACCACCGGCGGCGGTCAGGAGAAAACGCGCGGCGGAGGCGGCAAAGAACCGAAATTCCCGCATCACTTGATTCACATCCCGCCCGAAGAGGACGACAAGGCGACGCGGACGTTGTTCGTCGGCAATCTAGACATCGAAACCGACGACATGGAGCTGTACAACATCTTCGAACGATACGGCTGCATCGAGGACGTCGACATCAAACGGCCGATGAACCCGAATCAAGGTAACGCGTACGCGTTCATACGGTTTCTCACGTTGGACATGGCGTACCGCGCCAAATCGGACATGTCCGGCCAGCACATCGGCCGTTTCCAGTGTAAGATCGGCTACGGTAAAGTGACGCCGACGACTTGCTTATGGGTCGGCAGTCTCGGGCCGTGGGTGACGTTGGAAACGCTCGAGCGCGAGTTCGATCGTTTCGGCGTGATCAATAAGATCGAGTGGACGGCCGGTAAGAATTACGCGTATGTGTTGTACGACAGCATCGACGCGGCGCAGGCCGCTAATCAGGAGATGCGCGGTTTCCCGCTCGGCGGACCCGATCGTCGGCTGCGCATCGACTTCGCGAATCCCGAGTTCATCGACCCGGCCGTCACGGCAAAGTTGGAAAACCCGACGAGAGACGCGGCGCCACCTGGTGGCGTCGACGGCGTTCACGCGAAAGACGGCGGCTCGCGGCGACGCGATCCGAACGATCGTTATCGCAACCCGGACAATCCGACGGATTGCGGCGGACCGCCGCCCGAGTACGGCGAACTGGACGAGAACTGCGAGGGAAAGAGAACGCCGATGCCCGACGACAATCGAGGTTTCGACAGCCCGTTGAATAATTCGCGCGAACGCGGCGGCGGCGCCGGTGGTTATAACGATCGCGACGCCGGCTCGCCTCGTCGACGCTCGTACCACTCGTCGGAGAACCTCCATCCcgattcgtcgtcgtcgtcacgAAAACCGAAACCCGACGACGTCTTGAAACACGTGACGAAATTCTCCGAGTTGGTGAAGTGTTTGCCGATGGTTTGGAGCGGCGTGCTCGTGTTGAAGAACAGCGGCTTTCCGTCGAGGATGCATTTAGTTCGCGGCGACATGAAACTTGTCGACAGTTTGATGAAGGACCACACGGCCGAGGTGTCGTGTTTGCGCATCACGCAGCGTCTGCGTTTGGACCAGCCGAAACTGGAAGACGTCGGCCAGCGAATCAGCGCCGCCGGTCCGCACGGGCATTGCATACTGCTGGCGGTGCCGACGTCGTCGCAGCCGGTCGACGAGTCGATTCAGCAGCGACCGTTGAAGAACCTCGTGTCGtatttaaaacaaaaagaCGCGGCCGGCGTCGTGACGTTGCCGCCGTCCGCGCCGAAGGATAAGGACGCCGTCGGCGTGCTGCACGCGTTTCCGCCGTGCCATTTCGGGCACGAGTTCCTGTACGAGCGCGCGCCGAATTTGGGCCCGGAGCCGGCTAAGGACGACcacgtcgtcatcgtcgtcgtgaAAGGCCCCGCGTAA